From Falco cherrug isolate bFalChe1 chromosome 4, bFalChe1.pri, whole genome shotgun sequence, one genomic window encodes:
- the LOC114016168 gene encoding urocortin-3, with protein sequence MWSLQALPATLHCRMLLTFLVVLGAPVRAWKGLSSEQLPPGPRVGDGDKLMKQEATGAKEMLPGVPEMRKGDHGSGEGSHPDKANLPLLEASARKALPWPMSPATKRPAPRKKSRKLSLSLDVPTHVLKILLDLAREKELQAKAAANAELMARLGRRK encoded by the coding sequence atgTGGTCCCTGCAGGCACTCCCAGCCACGCTGcactgcaggatgctgctcACCTTCCTGGTGGTCCTTGGAGCCCCAGTGAGAGCCTGGAAGGGGCTGAGCAGCGAGCAGCTCCCACCAGGCCCCCGAGTGGGGGACGGAGACAAGCTGATGAAGCAGGAAGCCACTGGTGCTAAGGAGATGCTGCCAGGTGTCCCTGAGATGAGGAAGGGTGACCACGGCTCCGGGGAAGGGTCTCATCCGGACAAAGCCAACCTGCCACTGCTAGAGGCATCAGCAAGAAAAGCATTGCCCTGGCCGATGAGCCCAGCCACCAAGAGACCTGCTCCCAGGAAAAAGTCAAGAAAGCTGTCCCTGTCACTTGATGTCCCCACCCATGTATTGAAAATCCTGCTCGACCTGGCCAGAGAGAAGGAGCTGCAGGCCAAGGCGGCCGCCAACGCTGAGCTGATGGCCCGCCTCGGGCGCAGGAAATAA
- the COPG1 gene encoding coatomer subunit gamma-1 isoform X2, whose protein sequence is MLFEEYLLQGGGSNPFQHLEKSAVLQEARVFNETPINPRKCAHILTKILYLINQGEHLGVMEATESFFAMTKLFQSNDPTLRRMCYLTIKEMSSIAEDVIIVTSSLTKDMTGKDDNYRGPAVRALCQITDSTMLQAIERYMKQAIVDKVPSVSSSALVSSLHLLKTSYDVVKRWVNEAQEAASSDNIMVQYHALGLLYHVRKNDRLAVNKMLSKFTRHGLKSPFAYCMMIRVASKLLEEEAGSHDSPLFDFIESCLRNKHEMVVYEAASAIVNLPNCTAKELAPAVSVLQLFCSSPKAALRYAAVRTLNKVAMKHPSAVTACNLDLENLVTDSNRSIATLAITTLLKTGSESSIDRLMKQISSFMSEISDEFKVVVVQAINALCQKYPRKHAVLMNFLFTMLREEGGFEYKRAIVDCIISIIEENSESKETGLSHLCEFIEDCEFTVLATRILHLLGQEGPKTNNPSKYIRFIYNRVVLEHEEVRAGAVSALAKFGAQNEEMLPSILVLLKRCVMDDDNEVRDRATFYLNVLEQKQKALNAGYILNGLTVSIPGLERALHQYTLEPSEKPFDLKSVPLATAPIIEQRAENAPVAVVKQPEKVAATRQEIFQEQLGAIPEFRGLGPLFKSSPEPVALTELETEYVVRCTKHTFVSHMVFQFDCTNTLNDQILENVTVQMEPTEGYEVIGYVPAKTLVYNQPGTCYTLVALSEEDPTAVACTFSCMMKFTVKDCDPNTGETDDEGYEDEYVLEDLEVTVADHIQRVLKPNFGAAWDEVGDEYEKEETFTLSAIKTLEEAVSNIVKFLGMQPCERSDKVPDNKNSHTLYLAGVFRGGHDLLVRSRLVLTDTVTMQVTARSGEELPVDVIMASVG, encoded by the exons ATGCTCTTCGAGGAGTACCTGCTGCAGG gtGGGGGTTCCAACCCATTCCAGCACCTGGAGAAGAGTGCAGTCTTGCAAGAG GCTCGGGTGTTTAATGAGACTCCCATAAATCCACGAAAATGTGCTCACATCCTCACCAAGATCCTGTATCTCATAAACCAG GGGGAGCACCTTGGTGTCATGGAAGCTACCGAATCCTTCTTTGCTATGACCAAACTCTTTCAGTCCAATGAT CCAACTCTTCGTAGGATGTGTTACCTGACTATCAAAGAGATGTCTTCTATTGCAGAAGATGTAATCATTGTTACTAGCAG CTTAACCAAAGACATGACTGGGAAGGATGACAATTACCGAGGCCCTGCTGTGAGAGCGCTCTGTCAAATCACTGAT agTACCATGTTGCAGGCCATTGAGCGTTACATGAAGCAGGCAATTGTTGACAAAGTGCCAAGTGTatccagctctgctctggtgtCCTCCTTG CACCTGCTGAAGACCAGTTATGATGTGGTAAAACGCTGGGTGAACGAGGCTCAGGAGGCAGCTTCCAGTGACAATATCATGGTGCAG TATCATGCTCTGGGCTTGCTTTACCATGTGCGGAAGAATGACCGCCTGGCAGTCAACAAGATGCTCAGCAAGTTCACACGCCACGGCCTCAAGTCACCATTTGCCTACTGCATGATGATTCGAGTAGCCAGcaagctgctggaggaagaggcTGGCAG CCATGATAGCCCCCTGTTTGACTTCATCGAGAGCTGCCTAAGAAACAAGCACGAGATGGTGGTCTATGAAGCAGCATCTGCCATCGTTAACCTGCCCAACTGCACTGCCAAAGAGCTGGCTCCAGCTGTCTCAG TTTtgcagctgttctgcagctccCCAAAAGCAGCGCTGAGATACGCAGCTGTCCGTACCCTCAACAAG GTGGCCATGAAGCACCCATCTGCTGTGACTGCCTGTAATCTAGACCTGGAGAACCTTGTGACAGACTCGAACCGCAGCATAGCCACCCTGGCCATCACCACACTGCTGAAAACTGGCAGTGAGAGCAGCATTGACCGGCTCATGAAGCAGATCTCCTCTTTCATGTCCGAAATCTCAGATGAGTTCAAA gTTGTAGTGGTGCAGGCTATCAATGCACTGTGTCAGAAATACCCTCGCAAACATGCTGTCCTCATGAACTTTCTCTTCACTATGCTTCGGGAAGAG GGTGGCTTTGAATACAAGCGAGCTATCGTGGACTGCATCATCAGCATCATTGAGGAGAACTCGGAGAGCAAAGAGACAGGCCTGTCTCATCTCTGCGAATTCATTGAGGACTGCGAGTTCACCGTGCTGGCCACTCGTATCCTCCACCTCTTGGGGCAGGAAGGgcccaaaaccaacaacccctCCAAATACATTCGTTTCATCTATAACAGGGTTGTCCTAGAGCATGAAGAAGTCCGGGCAG GTGCTGTAAGCGCCCTGGCCAAGTTTGGAGCCCAGAATGAGGAGATGTTACCTAGTATCTTGGTGTTACTGAAAAG gTGTGTGATGGATGACGACAACGAAGTGAGAGACAGAGCCACCTTCTACCTGAATGTtctggagcagaagcagaaagccCTCAATGCTGGCTACATCCTGAATG GTTTGACGGTGTCTATCCCTGGCCTGGAGAGGGCTCTGCATCAGTACACCCTGGAGCCCTCCGAGAAACCCTTTGACTTGAAATCTGTTCCTTTGGCAACAGCTCCTATCATCGAGCAAAGAGCAG aaaatgctCCTGTTGCTGTAGTCAAACAGCCAGAGAAGGTGGCAGCGACACGGCAAGAAATATTCCAAG AGCAACTGGGGGCAATCCCAGAGTTTCGGGGACTGGGCCCGCTCTTCAAGTCTTCCCCAGAGCCTGTTGCCCTGACGGAGCTGGAGACAGAGTACGTGGTTCGTTGCACCAAGCACACCTTTGTCAGCCACATGGTGTTCCAG TTTGACTGCACAAACACCCTGAACGATCAGATCCTGGAGAATGTCACGGTGCAGATGGAGCCAACAGAGGGATATGAGGTCATTGGCTACGTACCTGCCAAAACCCTGGTGTACAACCAGCCGGGTACCTGCTACACGCTGGTGGCACTGTCTGAAGAGGATCCAACAGCAG TGGCCTGTACCTTCAGCTGCATGATGAAGTTCACTGTCAAGGACTGTGATCCGAACACGGGTGAGACAGACGACGAGGGTTACGAGGACGAGTATGTG CTTGAAGACCTGGAGGTAACAGTGGCTGATCACATCCAGCGAGTTCTGAAGCCAAACTTTGGAGCAGCCTGGGATGAAGTGGGTGACGAGTATGAAAAGGAAGAGACCTTCACTTTATCTGCAATTAAAACCCTTGAAG
- the COPG1 gene encoding coatomer subunit gamma-1 isoform X1 — translation MLKKFDKKDEESGGGSNPFQHLEKSAVLQEARVFNETPINPRKCAHILTKILYLINQGEHLGVMEATESFFAMTKLFQSNDPTLRRMCYLTIKEMSSIAEDVIIVTSSLTKDMTGKDDNYRGPAVRALCQITDSTMLQAIERYMKQAIVDKVPSVSSSALVSSLHLLKTSYDVVKRWVNEAQEAASSDNIMVQYHALGLLYHVRKNDRLAVNKMLSKFTRHGLKSPFAYCMMIRVASKLLEEEAGSHDSPLFDFIESCLRNKHEMVVYEAASAIVNLPNCTAKELAPAVSVLQLFCSSPKAALRYAAVRTLNKVAMKHPSAVTACNLDLENLVTDSNRSIATLAITTLLKTGSESSIDRLMKQISSFMSEISDEFKVVVVQAINALCQKYPRKHAVLMNFLFTMLREEGGFEYKRAIVDCIISIIEENSESKETGLSHLCEFIEDCEFTVLATRILHLLGQEGPKTNNPSKYIRFIYNRVVLEHEEVRAGAVSALAKFGAQNEEMLPSILVLLKRCVMDDDNEVRDRATFYLNVLEQKQKALNAGYILNGLTVSIPGLERALHQYTLEPSEKPFDLKSVPLATAPIIEQRAENAPVAVVKQPEKVAATRQEIFQEQLGAIPEFRGLGPLFKSSPEPVALTELETEYVVRCTKHTFVSHMVFQFDCTNTLNDQILENVTVQMEPTEGYEVIGYVPAKTLVYNQPGTCYTLVALSEEDPTAVACTFSCMMKFTVKDCDPNTGETDDEGYEDEYVLEDLEVTVADHIQRVLKPNFGAAWDEVGDEYEKEETFTLSAIKTLEEAVSNIVKFLGMQPCERSDKVPDNKNSHTLYLAGVFRGGHDLLVRSRLVLTDTVTMQVTARSGEELPVDVIMASVG, via the exons ATGCTGAAGAAGTTCGACAAGAAGGACGAGGAGTCGG gtGGGGGTTCCAACCCATTCCAGCACCTGGAGAAGAGTGCAGTCTTGCAAGAG GCTCGGGTGTTTAATGAGACTCCCATAAATCCACGAAAATGTGCTCACATCCTCACCAAGATCCTGTATCTCATAAACCAG GGGGAGCACCTTGGTGTCATGGAAGCTACCGAATCCTTCTTTGCTATGACCAAACTCTTTCAGTCCAATGAT CCAACTCTTCGTAGGATGTGTTACCTGACTATCAAAGAGATGTCTTCTATTGCAGAAGATGTAATCATTGTTACTAGCAG CTTAACCAAAGACATGACTGGGAAGGATGACAATTACCGAGGCCCTGCTGTGAGAGCGCTCTGTCAAATCACTGAT agTACCATGTTGCAGGCCATTGAGCGTTACATGAAGCAGGCAATTGTTGACAAAGTGCCAAGTGTatccagctctgctctggtgtCCTCCTTG CACCTGCTGAAGACCAGTTATGATGTGGTAAAACGCTGGGTGAACGAGGCTCAGGAGGCAGCTTCCAGTGACAATATCATGGTGCAG TATCATGCTCTGGGCTTGCTTTACCATGTGCGGAAGAATGACCGCCTGGCAGTCAACAAGATGCTCAGCAAGTTCACACGCCACGGCCTCAAGTCACCATTTGCCTACTGCATGATGATTCGAGTAGCCAGcaagctgctggaggaagaggcTGGCAG CCATGATAGCCCCCTGTTTGACTTCATCGAGAGCTGCCTAAGAAACAAGCACGAGATGGTGGTCTATGAAGCAGCATCTGCCATCGTTAACCTGCCCAACTGCACTGCCAAAGAGCTGGCTCCAGCTGTCTCAG TTTtgcagctgttctgcagctccCCAAAAGCAGCGCTGAGATACGCAGCTGTCCGTACCCTCAACAAG GTGGCCATGAAGCACCCATCTGCTGTGACTGCCTGTAATCTAGACCTGGAGAACCTTGTGACAGACTCGAACCGCAGCATAGCCACCCTGGCCATCACCACACTGCTGAAAACTGGCAGTGAGAGCAGCATTGACCGGCTCATGAAGCAGATCTCCTCTTTCATGTCCGAAATCTCAGATGAGTTCAAA gTTGTAGTGGTGCAGGCTATCAATGCACTGTGTCAGAAATACCCTCGCAAACATGCTGTCCTCATGAACTTTCTCTTCACTATGCTTCGGGAAGAG GGTGGCTTTGAATACAAGCGAGCTATCGTGGACTGCATCATCAGCATCATTGAGGAGAACTCGGAGAGCAAAGAGACAGGCCTGTCTCATCTCTGCGAATTCATTGAGGACTGCGAGTTCACCGTGCTGGCCACTCGTATCCTCCACCTCTTGGGGCAGGAAGGgcccaaaaccaacaacccctCCAAATACATTCGTTTCATCTATAACAGGGTTGTCCTAGAGCATGAAGAAGTCCGGGCAG GTGCTGTAAGCGCCCTGGCCAAGTTTGGAGCCCAGAATGAGGAGATGTTACCTAGTATCTTGGTGTTACTGAAAAG gTGTGTGATGGATGACGACAACGAAGTGAGAGACAGAGCCACCTTCTACCTGAATGTtctggagcagaagcagaaagccCTCAATGCTGGCTACATCCTGAATG GTTTGACGGTGTCTATCCCTGGCCTGGAGAGGGCTCTGCATCAGTACACCCTGGAGCCCTCCGAGAAACCCTTTGACTTGAAATCTGTTCCTTTGGCAACAGCTCCTATCATCGAGCAAAGAGCAG aaaatgctCCTGTTGCTGTAGTCAAACAGCCAGAGAAGGTGGCAGCGACACGGCAAGAAATATTCCAAG AGCAACTGGGGGCAATCCCAGAGTTTCGGGGACTGGGCCCGCTCTTCAAGTCTTCCCCAGAGCCTGTTGCCCTGACGGAGCTGGAGACAGAGTACGTGGTTCGTTGCACCAAGCACACCTTTGTCAGCCACATGGTGTTCCAG TTTGACTGCACAAACACCCTGAACGATCAGATCCTGGAGAATGTCACGGTGCAGATGGAGCCAACAGAGGGATATGAGGTCATTGGCTACGTACCTGCCAAAACCCTGGTGTACAACCAGCCGGGTACCTGCTACACGCTGGTGGCACTGTCTGAAGAGGATCCAACAGCAG TGGCCTGTACCTTCAGCTGCATGATGAAGTTCACTGTCAAGGACTGTGATCCGAACACGGGTGAGACAGACGACGAGGGTTACGAGGACGAGTATGTG CTTGAAGACCTGGAGGTAACAGTGGCTGATCACATCCAGCGAGTTCTGAAGCCAAACTTTGGAGCAGCCTGGGATGAAGTGGGTGACGAGTATGAAAAGGAAGAGACCTTCACTTTATCTGCAATTAAAACCCTTGAAG